The Erythrobacter sp. Alg231-14 genome has a segment encoding these proteins:
- a CDS encoding ATP-binding protein, with protein sequence MNRQQSLLAARGLTDDQDRLLTADEPLAELHESCGGSIPGTLAVPELLDLVRQGREMGLRIAREFTAYDGTEMVSGFVRVHPLSDEHGGGCEVLVENWQRAPQPEVNSRDLADRIDAIDRAAAEINARLDARQQVQFVTSGAADASVFQDAIAAAPCKVWTDYVELSGVAHHQPMHWRLLDGVYCTFDGSDRRWRVRLIPLGPASAAPRGFELLMLADEPLNSESSEDHDEHSSAQSQLIGSALTPVLRQPIARIIANAETIRTRLAGPLREEYSEYAGNIAAAGQHLSGMLDDLADLEVVEAPGFTTAQEAVDLGDAASRAAGILGVRAQDRGIALNITKPDAPVIAIAEFRRVLQILINLIGNAIAYSPQNSVVTIAVGAESDDPVDLRVIDQGAGVSTDQADRIFDKFERLGRDSDGGNDSGSGLGLYISRRLALAMDGDLEVVQSDRVDDERGAEFRLTLPRG encoded by the coding sequence ATGAACCGGCAACAATCTCTATTGGCCGCACGGGGCCTGACCGACGATCAAGATCGGCTGCTGACGGCGGATGAGCCGTTGGCGGAGCTGCACGAAAGTTGTGGCGGTTCCATACCGGGGACTTTAGCGGTGCCCGAATTGCTCGATCTCGTGCGGCAAGGGCGCGAGATGGGATTGCGCATCGCGCGTGAATTCACGGCTTATGACGGTACAGAGATGGTCAGCGGCTTTGTCCGCGTTCATCCGCTTAGCGATGAACATGGCGGCGGCTGTGAGGTGTTGGTCGAGAACTGGCAACGCGCCCCCCAACCGGAAGTGAATTCGCGCGATCTTGCCGATCGTATTGATGCCATTGATCGCGCTGCGGCCGAAATCAATGCGCGTTTGGATGCGCGGCAACAGGTTCAATTTGTGACGTCGGGCGCGGCGGATGCGAGCGTGTTCCAAGACGCGATTGCGGCGGCACCGTGCAAGGTGTGGACCGACTATGTCGAATTGAGCGGCGTGGCCCATCATCAACCAATGCATTGGCGCTTGCTAGATGGGGTCTATTGCACTTTCGATGGGTCCGACCGCCGGTGGAGAGTGCGATTGATCCCCCTTGGCCCGGCCAGCGCCGCACCGCGTGGGTTTGAATTGCTGATGCTGGCCGATGAGCCGCTGAATTCGGAGTCATCCGAAGACCACGATGAGCACAGTTCGGCGCAATCGCAATTGATTGGCAGCGCTCTCACACCGGTTTTGAGGCAGCCCATCGCAAGGATCATCGCGAACGCTGAGACCATTCGCACTCGATTGGCGGGGCCCTTGCGCGAAGAATACAGCGAGTATGCCGGAAACATCGCCGCGGCAGGACAGCACCTTTCGGGCATGTTGGATGACCTAGCGGATTTGGAAGTTGTCGAAGCCCCCGGCTTTACTACGGCTCAAGAGGCGGTTGACCTTGGCGACGCGGCGTCGCGTGCGGCAGGCATATTGGGGGTGCGCGCACAGGATCGCGGGATTGCTTTGAACATAACGAAGCCCGATGCCCCGGTCATCGCCATTGCAGAGTTCCGGCGCGTCTTACAGATCCTGATCAATTTGATCGGCAATGCGATCGCTTACTCGCCGCAGAACAGCGTTGTGACCATTGCGGTTGGCGCGGAAAGTGATGACCCGGTCGATCTGCGCGTAATTGATCAAGGGGCAGGAGTGTCAACCGATCAGGCGGATCGAATTTTTGATAAATTTGAACGGCTTGGGCGCGATTCTGACGGCGGCAACGACAGCGGTTCTGGCCTAGGCCTTTATATATCGCGACGATTGGCGCTGGCGATGGACGGCGATCTTGAAGTCGTCCAATCGGACCGTGTTGACGATGAGCGCGGTGCAGAATTTAGGCTAACATTGCCGCGAGGCTAA
- a CDS encoding Hpt domain-containing protein — protein MAYESGDLDATLAAAAGDDPALLGELRVAFVESAEKQLDLLKRSRCDGNWTVAAMRLKGLAASFHAEELLIAADNALDSAPGEPAAIRSIETVLARFSGKPSASLHT, from the coding sequence ATGGCTTATGAAAGCGGAGACTTAGACGCGACCCTCGCTGCGGCTGCTGGAGATGATCCGGCGCTTTTGGGAGAGTTGCGGGTGGCGTTTGTTGAAAGCGCCGAGAAGCAATTGGATTTGCTGAAACGGTCGCGTTGCGATGGCAATTGGACTGTTGCAGCGATGCGCCTGAAAGGGCTGGCCGCGAGCTTTCACGCAGAGGAATTGTTGATCGCTGCGGACAATGCATTGGATTCGGCACCGGGTGAGCCCGCGGCAATTCGTTCAATCGAAACTGTTTTGGCCCGGTTTTCTGGCAAGCCTTCGGCGTCTTTGCACACCTGA